A genome region from Hymenobacter tibetensis includes the following:
- a CDS encoding glycosyltransferase produces MLPHFSLAVWLLLATVLVQLFYVVYYFLPFANRPPEPAPDTRLAQPVSVVVCAHNELENLRHLLPLLLKQEYPTDFEIVVVDDRSTDDTFLYLQQLAQYYAQVRLVTVSNTPPGLAPKKYALTLGIKVARYSHMVFTDADCIPATNQWLLCMQAGFQRPTDLVLGYSAYTAEPGFLNKLIRFETLVTGAQYLSFAWRGKPYMGVGRNLAYTKEVFRATRGFASHIRSLSGDDDLFVQDAVAQGKRAAVVADPIAHTLSEPAHSWFQWWRQKRRHMSAGRRYRIADRLRIGTFIGSNMLFYGISLTLLFSRPDWVPLAGLWMLRIITVSTTYQRLSRRLDDPLPGALLPVLDLVYFFYYLALGISLFLYRTLRWK; encoded by the coding sequence TTGCTGCCTCATTTTTCGCTGGCCGTTTGGCTGCTACTGGCTACTGTGCTGGTGCAGCTTTTCTACGTGGTCTATTACTTTCTGCCTTTCGCCAACCGCCCACCCGAACCGGCCCCCGATACCAGGCTAGCGCAGCCGGTGTCGGTGGTGGTATGTGCCCACAACGAGCTAGAGAACCTACGCCACCTGCTCCCGCTGCTGCTAAAGCAGGAATATCCCACTGACTTTGAAATCGTGGTGGTTGACGACCGTTCCACCGACGATACATTTCTGTACCTGCAGCAGCTGGCGCAGTATTACGCGCAGGTGCGGCTGGTCACGGTAAGCAACACCCCACCGGGGCTGGCCCCCAAGAAATACGCCCTTACCCTCGGCATCAAGGTGGCCCGCTACTCGCACATGGTCTTCACCGACGCCGACTGCATCCCGGCCACCAACCAGTGGCTGCTGTGTATGCAAGCCGGTTTTCAGCGTCCCACCGATTTAGTGTTGGGCTACTCGGCCTACACTGCCGAACCCGGATTTTTGAATAAGCTGATTCGGTTTGAAACCTTAGTTACCGGGGCACAGTATCTCTCGTTCGCGTGGCGTGGCAAACCGTACATGGGCGTAGGCCGAAATCTGGCTTATACCAAGGAAGTGTTCCGCGCCACTCGGGGGTTTGCTTCCCATATCCGCAGCCTCAGCGGCGACGACGACCTGTTCGTGCAGGACGCCGTAGCGCAGGGCAAGCGGGCGGCCGTAGTGGCCGATCCAATTGCGCATACACTCAGTGAACCAGCCCACAGTTGGTTTCAGTGGTGGCGACAGAAACGGCGGCATATGTCGGCGGGTCGGCGCTACCGGATAGCTGACCGCTTGCGCATTGGAACCTTTATAGGAAGTAATATGCTTTTTTATGGTATTAGTTTGACTTTGCTGTTTTCACGCCCCGATTGGGTACCTTTGGCCGGACTATGGATGCTGCGCATAATAACGGTTTCGACCACCTACCAGCGCCTCAGCCGACGCCTTGATGACCCGTTACCGGGCGCATTGCTGCCGGTACTAGACCTTGTCTACTTTTTTTATTATCTCGCTTTAGGAATCTCTCTGTTCCTCTACCGTACCCTCAGATGGAAGTAA
- a CDS encoding RNA polymerase sigma factor, whose amino-acid sequence MEVNNPEKQFSAKAKHDFKLIRAAVENADEKAYAELMHIYKKPVYHVVLKMVRNPDDAEDLTIEAFAKAFRNLHKFNPEFAFSTWLFRIATNNCIDFIRKNKIKTMSIDSAIKIDNGDEITIDFRDQNLNPQESTIKNQKIEIMQHVVSRLPDKYQRLVTLRYFDELSYEEIAQELKAPLGTVKAQLHRARELLYDMVKNKKEII is encoded by the coding sequence ATGGAAGTAAACAATCCGGAAAAACAGTTCTCAGCTAAAGCCAAGCACGACTTCAAATTGATTCGGGCCGCCGTGGAAAACGCCGATGAAAAGGCGTATGCTGAGTTAATGCATATTTATAAGAAGCCGGTGTATCATGTGGTGCTGAAAATGGTGCGTAATCCCGACGATGCCGAAGACCTCACCATCGAAGCCTTCGCCAAGGCATTCCGCAACCTGCACAAGTTCAATCCGGAGTTTGCCTTCAGCACTTGGTTGTTCCGTATTGCCACCAACAACTGCATCGACTTTATTCGCAAGAATAAAATCAAGACGATGTCGATTGACTCGGCCATCAAGATTGACAACGGCGACGAAATCACCATCGATTTCCGCGACCAAAACCTGAATCCGCAGGAGTCGACCATCAAAAACCAAAAAATCGAAATCATGCAGCACGTAGTGTCGCGGCTGCCCGATAAGTACCAACGCCTCGTTACGCTCCGGTATTTCGATGAGCTGAGCTACGAGGAAATTGCGCAAGAGCTGAAAGCTCCCCTCGGTACCGTGAAAGCTCAACTGCACCGTGCCCGTGAGCTGCTCTATGACATGGTGAAAAACAAGAAAGAAATCATCTAG
- the rsmG gene encoding 16S rRNA (guanine(527)-N(7))-methyltransferase RsmG: MDIINHYFPHLTDHQRQLFQQLDTEFRSWNERLNLVARTDVDNLAERHFLHSLGIAKVVEFPAGASVLDVGTGGGLPGLPLAILFPEVKFHLVDSIGKKIHAVQEMARDLGLANVTAEQIRAEQLRPKYDYVVSRAVARLATFHTWIAHRYKPHGDATSGLYYLKGGDLTEEIEESGLKATITDLKDFYAEEFFETKKVVFVPTNSGGRGQ; encoded by the coding sequence ATGGATATCATCAACCACTACTTCCCGCACCTCACCGACCACCAGCGCCAACTATTCCAGCAGCTCGATACCGAGTTCCGCAGTTGGAACGAGCGCCTCAACCTAGTGGCCCGCACCGACGTCGACAACTTGGCAGAGCGCCATTTTCTGCACTCTCTGGGCATAGCGAAAGTAGTGGAGTTTCCGGCCGGCGCGTCGGTGCTGGATGTGGGCACGGGTGGCGGCTTGCCGGGCTTGCCGCTGGCGATTCTGTTCCCAGAAGTGAAGTTTCACCTTGTAGACAGCATCGGCAAGAAAATCCACGCCGTGCAAGAAATGGCCCGCGACTTAGGCCTTGCCAACGTGACGGCCGAGCAAATCCGCGCCGAGCAGCTCCGCCCCAAGTACGACTACGTAGTAAGCCGCGCCGTAGCCCGCCTCGCCACTTTCCACACCTGGATTGCGCACCGCTACAAACCCCACGGCGATGCCACCAGCGGCCTCTATTACCTCAAAGGCGGCGACCTAACCGAAGAAATCGAAGAGTCAGGCCTCAAAGCCACCATCACCGACCTTAAGGACTTTTACGCGGAGGAGTTCTTTGAGACGAAGAAGGTGGTATTCGTGCCGACTAATTCGGGTGGGAGAGGGCAATAA
- a CDS encoding YheT family hydrolase: MLRSVPEVRYERERVETEDGDFLDLDWSRLHNKDINTLCIVSHGLEGDAERPYVRGMVRALNKAGFDALAWNYRSCSGEMNRLLRSYHLGDTDDLDFVVRHALGSTRYQRVYLTGFSAGGNVTLKYLGENPDRVPAEVQRAAVFSVPTDLKASSYQIAKPQNRVYMRRFMKSLRRKMREKAALLPGQVDLEGLDLLRDFPQFDDRFTAPMHGFKSADEYYEHSASGRYLSTIRIPTLLVNAQNDPFLAPTCYPREVAAHSEFVFLETPQGGGHVGFAEGTPDGAYYSERRAVEFLTAEVPG, encoded by the coding sequence TTGCTGCGCTCAGTACCGGAAGTGCGCTACGAGCGAGAGCGAGTGGAAACGGAAGATGGCGACTTCCTAGACCTAGATTGGTCGCGGCTTCATAATAAGGATATTAATACGCTCTGCATCGTGTCGCACGGCTTGGAGGGCGACGCAGAACGGCCTTATGTACGCGGTATGGTACGGGCCCTCAACAAAGCCGGATTCGATGCGCTGGCTTGGAACTACCGGAGTTGTAGCGGCGAAATGAACCGGCTACTTCGCTCCTACCACCTCGGCGACACTGACGACCTGGACTTTGTAGTGCGTCATGCGTTGGGTTCAACCCGCTACCAGCGCGTATACCTCACGGGCTTCTCGGCTGGGGGCAACGTCACGCTGAAGTACCTTGGCGAAAACCCTGACCGGGTGCCTGCGGAAGTACAGCGAGCCGCTGTGTTTTCAGTACCCACCGACCTCAAAGCCAGCTCTTATCAGATTGCTAAGCCCCAAAACCGCGTTTACATGCGCCGCTTCATGAAGTCGTTGCGGCGCAAGATGCGCGAGAAGGCTGCCCTCTTGCCCGGCCAGGTGGACCTTGAAGGCCTGGATTTGCTGCGCGACTTTCCGCAGTTCGACGACCGGTTCACAGCGCCCATGCACGGTTTCAAGTCGGCTGATGAGTATTACGAGCACTCGGCTTCAGGCCGCTACCTCAGCACCATCCGCATCCCCACGCTGCTCGTCAACGCCCAAAACGACCCGTTTCTGGCTCCTACCTGCTACCCGCGGGAAGTGGCAGCCCATAGCGAGTTTGTGTTCCTGGAAACCCCGCAGGGAGGCGGCCACGTCGGTTTTGCGGAAGGCACACCCGATGGTGCATATTATTCCGAACGCCGCGCCGTGGAGTTCCTGACGGCGGAGGTGCCGGGGTAG
- the rpsT gene encoding 30S ribosomal protein S20 encodes MANHKSALKRIRSNEAKRVLNRYQAKSTRTAVKKLRATTDATAAQELLKKVSSMLDRLAKKNIIHKNKAANNKSKLAKFVKSLAA; translated from the coding sequence ATGGCAAATCATAAGTCGGCCCTCAAGCGCATCCGTTCCAACGAAGCTAAGCGCGTGCTGAACCGTTACCAGGCTAAATCTACCCGCACTGCCGTTAAGAAACTGCGTGCTACCACCGACGCTACAGCTGCTCAAGAGTTGCTGAAAAAGGTGTCGTCGATGCTAGATCGTTTGGCCAAAAAGAACATCATCCACAAGAACAAAGCCGCTAACAACAAGTCGAAGTTGGCTAAGTTCGTGAAGTCGCTGGCTGCCTAA
- the pyk gene encoding pyruvate kinase, translating into METRAQFNKTKIVATVGPASNTYERLAMLIREGVDVFRLNFSHGSHEDHLSVINTVRRLNKDLRTNVGLLQDLQGPKIRLGDVEGGGVEITRGDKIKLVCGEKEISTATRLSTIYMGLARDVKPGDMILLDDGKIELKVLATDRETEVDVEVVYGGLVKPRKGINLPDSEVSAPSMTEKDIEDLKFGLENDVDWIALSFARRAEDIRFIKSLIAEGGKSTRVIAKIETPEGLKNLDEIIAITDAVMVARGDLGVEVKMEEVPMAQKMIVEKCNKAGKPVIVATQMMESMISAPRPTRAETSDVANAVMDGADALMLSAETAVGQYPAEVIRSMVGTVASVESRMQSLYNHWFPIDPTAPSFMVDSLLSAACHLAKNTGAKAITAMTHRGYTAFQIAKYRPKANIFVFTDNRPLLTTLSLVWGVRGFYYDRMVSTDNTVLDIKYVLTTMGHLQKGDVFINTASMPINEKGKANMVKVSVA; encoded by the coding sequence ATGGAAACACGTGCTCAGTTCAATAAAACCAAAATTGTGGCCACTGTCGGCCCAGCATCCAACACCTACGAGCGGCTAGCCATGCTCATCCGCGAAGGTGTGGATGTATTTCGGCTCAACTTTTCGCACGGTTCCCACGAAGACCACCTCTCCGTAATTAACACCGTACGCCGGCTCAACAAAGATCTGCGCACCAACGTTGGCTTGCTCCAGGATTTGCAGGGCCCCAAGATTCGGTTGGGTGATGTAGAAGGTGGAGGCGTTGAGATTACGCGCGGCGACAAAATCAAGCTGGTATGTGGCGAAAAGGAAATTAGCACGGCTACGCGCCTGAGCACCATATATATGGGTTTGGCACGCGACGTAAAGCCGGGCGACATGATTCTGCTCGACGACGGTAAAATAGAGCTGAAAGTGCTGGCCACTGACCGCGAAACCGAAGTGGACGTGGAAGTAGTATACGGCGGCCTCGTGAAGCCCCGCAAGGGCATCAACCTTCCCGACTCCGAGGTGTCAGCCCCTTCCATGACGGAGAAAGACATCGAGGACCTCAAGTTTGGGCTCGAAAACGATGTTGACTGGATTGCGCTGTCGTTTGCCCGCCGTGCCGAAGACATCCGCTTTATTAAGAGCCTGATTGCGGAAGGCGGCAAATCCACCCGCGTAATTGCCAAGATTGAAACTCCTGAAGGCCTTAAGAACCTCGATGAAATCATTGCCATTACCGATGCCGTGATGGTAGCCCGCGGCGACCTTGGCGTGGAGGTGAAGATGGAAGAGGTGCCCATGGCCCAAAAGATGATTGTGGAGAAGTGCAACAAAGCTGGTAAGCCAGTTATTGTCGCCACTCAAATGATGGAAAGCATGATTTCGGCTCCACGCCCAACACGTGCCGAGACCTCCGACGTAGCCAACGCCGTGATGGACGGTGCTGATGCGCTGATGCTGTCTGCCGAAACAGCTGTGGGTCAGTACCCCGCTGAGGTGATTCGTTCGATGGTAGGCACCGTGGCCAGCGTGGAAAGCCGCATGCAGAGCCTCTACAACCACTGGTTTCCCATCGACCCAACGGCCCCAAGCTTTATGGTAGACAGCTTATTGTCAGCTGCTTGCCACTTAGCCAAGAACACGGGAGCCAAGGCTATTACGGCCATGACGCACCGCGGCTATACGGCCTTCCAAATTGCCAAGTACCGTCCCAAAGCCAACATTTTCGTCTTCACTGATAACCGTCCGCTCCTAACTACGCTGAGTTTGGTGTGGGGTGTACGTGGCTTCTATTATGACCGCATGGTGAGCACTGACAATACGGTCCTCGACATCAAATACGTGTTGACTACGATGGGCCACCTGCAAAAAGGGGATGTGTTCATCAACACCGCTTCTATGCCAATCAACGAGAAGGGCAAAGCCAACATGGTAAAAGTAAGCGTAGCTTAA
- a CDS encoding IPExxxVDY family protein, with translation MKTLTLDVEYECNFDLFGVVSSSREHTLAWQLNQLLRLRLVKQHDLIYDLFSQGRLVISNYLHATEHFTLRLLRNRSLDPSVLKKPFLAPDIKEYDYLIQVSNGSGALAPETLVTELAALPVVQYVCQFDPNSLKFKENLLF, from the coding sequence ATGAAAACTCTCACCCTGGACGTAGAATACGAGTGCAACTTCGACTTATTCGGAGTGGTTTCGTCGAGCCGTGAGCACACGTTGGCGTGGCAGCTCAACCAGCTTTTGCGCCTGCGCCTCGTGAAACAGCATGACCTGATTTACGATTTGTTTAGCCAAGGCCGGTTGGTCATCAGCAACTACTTGCACGCCACCGAACACTTCACCTTGCGCCTCCTGCGCAACCGCTCTTTGGACCCCTCAGTACTCAAAAAACCCTTCCTGGCCCCCGATATCAAAGAATATGACTACCTGATTCAGGTCAGTAACGGCAGTGGCGCGCTAGCTCCCGAAACGCTCGTGACGGAACTTGCAGCCCTGCCCGTCGTGCAATACGTATGTCAATTCGACCCAAATAGCCTGAAGTTTAAAGAAAATCTGCTCTTTTGA
- a CDS encoding acyl carrier protein gives MSEIAEKVKAIIIDKLGVEASEVTPEASFTNDLGADSLDTVELIMEFEKEFNVSIPDDQAENIGTVGQAISYLEEHAK, from the coding sequence ATGTCTGAAATTGCAGAAAAAGTAAAAGCCATCATCATCGACAAACTAGGCGTAGAAGCATCAGAGGTAACTCCAGAGGCAAGCTTCACCAACGACTTGGGTGCCGACTCGCTCGACACGGTTGAGCTGATTATGGAGTTTGAAAAAGAATTCAACGTGTCTATCCCCGATGATCAAGCCGAAAACATCGGTACCGTGGGTCAGGCTATCAGCTACCTCGAGGAGCACGCCAAATAA
- the fabF gene encoding beta-ketoacyl-ACP synthase II yields the protein MASRRVVVTGLGAITPLGSTVPTYWEGLRQGLSGAAPITRFDASKFKTRFACEVKNYNPDDYFDRKEGRKMDLFTQFAVIASDEAILDAGLAEGVNKDRVGVIWGSGIGGLQTFQNESFNFAKGDGTPRYNPFFIPKMIADSSSGNISIKNGFRGPNFVTTSACASSSDAIVAAYNYIRLGMADVVVTGGSEAAITEAGVGGFNALKAMSERNDDAPSASRPYDKDRDGFVLGEGAGALVIEDFEHAQARGAKIYAEIIGGGLSSDAYHITAPDPTGEGVVLVMQNALRDAGIQPEEVDYINTHGTSTPLGDGAEVKAIQKVFGEHAYNLNISSTKSMTGHLLGGAGGIESVASILAIQYGIIPPTINHFTDDPELDARLNFTFNEAQTREVNVAISNTFGFGGHNTSVVFRKFKA from the coding sequence ATGGCTTCTCGGAGAGTTGTCGTTACAGGGCTGGGGGCCATCACGCCACTCGGTAGCACCGTCCCAACATATTGGGAGGGGTTGCGCCAGGGCCTGAGCGGCGCCGCACCCATCACCCGCTTCGACGCCAGCAAGTTCAAAACTCGCTTCGCCTGCGAAGTGAAGAATTACAATCCAGATGACTACTTCGACCGCAAAGAGGGTCGGAAAATGGATTTGTTCACGCAGTTTGCTGTCATTGCCAGCGACGAGGCCATCCTCGATGCCGGTTTGGCTGAAGGCGTAAACAAGGACCGGGTAGGCGTCATCTGGGGTTCGGGTATTGGCGGGTTGCAAACCTTTCAAAACGAGTCGTTCAACTTCGCCAAAGGCGACGGAACTCCCCGCTACAACCCTTTCTTCATTCCGAAGATGATTGCCGACAGCTCGTCGGGCAACATCTCCATCAAGAATGGTTTCCGCGGACCCAACTTCGTTACAACTTCGGCCTGTGCTTCTTCCTCGGACGCCATTGTAGCCGCTTACAACTACATCCGCCTGGGTATGGCCGATGTGGTAGTAACCGGTGGTTCGGAAGCAGCCATTACCGAAGCGGGCGTTGGGGGCTTCAATGCCCTCAAAGCCATGAGCGAACGGAACGATGATGCGCCTTCTGCTTCCCGGCCCTACGACAAAGACCGAGATGGTTTCGTACTAGGTGAAGGGGCCGGTGCGCTAGTAATCGAGGATTTCGAACATGCGCAAGCCCGCGGTGCGAAGATTTATGCCGAGATAATCGGTGGTGGTCTTTCTTCGGATGCCTACCATATCACGGCTCCTGACCCAACCGGGGAAGGCGTGGTATTGGTGATGCAGAACGCCTTGCGTGATGCGGGGATTCAACCGGAAGAAGTTGACTACATCAACACCCATGGCACCAGCACACCGCTGGGCGATGGCGCCGAGGTGAAAGCCATTCAGAAGGTGTTTGGGGAGCATGCCTATAACCTCAACATCAGCTCTACCAAGAGCATGACGGGGCACTTGCTGGGTGGGGCCGGTGGTATTGAGTCGGTGGCTAGCATTTTGGCCATTCAGTACGGCATCATTCCGCCTACCATCAACCACTTCACCGACGACCCTGAACTGGATGCCCGGCTGAACTTCACGTTCAACGAGGCCCAAACCCGTGAGGTGAATGTGGCCATCAGCAATACGTTTGGCTTCGGAGGGCACAACACGTCGGTGGTGTTCCGCAAGTTTAAGGCGTAA
- the rnc gene encoding ribonuclease III — protein sequence MAGLPLFGFFRRMLGQDQAFLQAIATITGRTPSNVRLYRLAFTHSSVVRQQGEQGRQQSNERLEFLGDAVLGTVVAEYLFRKFPYEQEGFLTEMRSRIVNRESLNSLALKLGLDKLVQLDPGQGRAARSRSVNGNALEALVGAVYLDQGYKSARKFVLGRIVKPYVDVKSMTQTTTNFKSKLIEWAQRNGKVLRYELSGESRPGGVMEFSATVLLDEEAIATGMGLSKKQAEQLAAERALEALGV from the coding sequence ATGGCAGGCTTGCCCTTGTTCGGGTTTTTTCGGCGGATGCTGGGCCAAGACCAGGCCTTTTTGCAAGCCATTGCGACGATAACGGGCCGCACGCCTTCCAACGTGCGGCTCTATCGTTTGGCGTTCACCCATTCGTCGGTGGTGCGGCAGCAAGGAGAGCAAGGAAGGCAGCAAAGCAATGAGCGACTGGAGTTTCTCGGCGATGCGGTGTTGGGTACGGTGGTAGCCGAGTACCTGTTTCGTAAGTTTCCCTACGAGCAAGAAGGGTTCCTGACGGAGATGCGCAGCCGCATTGTAAACCGGGAAAGTCTCAACTCGTTGGCCTTGAAGCTTGGCCTCGACAAGTTGGTGCAGCTTGATCCGGGACAGGGCCGAGCGGCTCGCTCGCGCTCCGTAAACGGCAATGCGCTGGAAGCATTGGTCGGTGCCGTGTACTTGGATCAGGGCTACAAATCGGCCCGCAAGTTTGTGCTGGGTCGTATTGTGAAGCCGTACGTGGACGTGAAGTCGATGACTCAAACCACGACCAACTTCAAGAGCAAGCTGATTGAATGGGCACAGCGCAACGGCAAAGTTCTTCGCTACGAGTTAAGCGGTGAATCGCGGCCTGGTGGCGTGATGGAGTTTTCGGCTACCGTATTGCTGGACGAAGAAGCTATAGCGACGGGCATGGGCCTAAGTAAGAAACAGGCCGAGCAACTAGCCGCGGAACGAGCTTTGGAGGCACTAGGAGTGTAA
- the nadE gene encoding NAD(+) synthase, producing MRIAGAALNQIPFDWTHNLRVIREAIEQAKAAGVELLCLPELCLTGYGCEDLFLSDWLPEQALAHLQQIRPWTEGICVVVGLPVRLQHRTYNTAAVLRDGQILGFAAKQFLANDGVHYEPRFFHPWPAGETSTVAWEGEEWTLGDMIFEHQGVKFGFEICEDAWRPDNVRPACRLQGRVDLIVNPSASHFAMSKTDLRYQLVLRASRNFNCTYLYANLLGNEAGRITYDGEILVARNGHLLLRNQLMSFKEVDMECVDVDFTVPLEPVSLDAIDPLPAPDEYRELNQALSLALFDYMRKARSRGFVLSLSGGADSCLCAVSVAEMVRLGTTELGTAEFMRRSGCFTAEEIETLAGPVAPTPDQNTPGPKDASLTDPDEQQKAINKQLTHRLLTCAYQGTVNSSDDTFNSAKELADSIGAVFYNWEIDQEVSGYVGKIQHALNRELSWKTDDLALQNIQARVRAPAIWLLANVQNCLLITTSNRSEASVGYCTMDGDTAGSISPIGGVDKDFVKKWLRWAQTELGYTALSHVNNLQPTAELRPLEEKQTDERDLMPYIILNRIERLAFYDRLSPQQVLAILVEEESAIDPELLKTYVKRFYSLWSRNQWKRERYAPSFHLDDYNVDPRSWLRFPILSGGYTEELANL from the coding sequence ATGCGAATTGCTGGCGCCGCCCTCAACCAAATACCGTTTGACTGGACCCATAATCTGCGGGTTATCCGCGAGGCTATCGAGCAGGCTAAAGCTGCCGGGGTAGAACTGCTGTGTTTGCCGGAACTGTGTTTAACGGGCTACGGCTGCGAAGACCTGTTCTTGAGCGACTGGCTACCGGAGCAGGCACTAGCCCACTTGCAGCAAATCCGGCCCTGGACGGAAGGTATCTGCGTGGTAGTGGGGTTGCCAGTGCGCCTGCAGCACCGCACCTACAATACGGCTGCCGTTCTGCGCGACGGGCAGATCCTGGGCTTTGCGGCCAAGCAGTTTCTGGCCAATGATGGGGTACACTATGAGCCGCGCTTTTTCCACCCGTGGCCAGCTGGCGAAACTAGCACGGTGGCTTGGGAAGGAGAGGAGTGGACCTTAGGCGACATGATTTTCGAGCATCAGGGCGTAAAGTTTGGCTTTGAAATCTGCGAAGACGCGTGGCGACCCGACAACGTACGGCCCGCCTGTCGGCTGCAAGGCCGGGTGGATCTGATTGTGAATCCTTCAGCTTCGCACTTCGCCATGAGCAAAACCGACCTGCGTTACCAACTGGTGCTGCGGGCTTCGCGAAACTTTAACTGCACCTACCTCTACGCCAACCTGCTCGGCAACGAAGCCGGACGCATCACCTACGACGGCGAAATATTGGTTGCGCGCAACGGGCACCTGCTGCTGCGCAACCAGCTCATGAGCTTCAAGGAAGTGGATATGGAATGTGTGGATGTGGATTTCACGGTGCCACTCGAACCAGTTTCGCTTGACGCCATTGATCCGCTGCCCGCCCCCGATGAGTACCGGGAGCTGAACCAAGCCCTTAGTTTGGCGCTATTCGACTATATGCGCAAGGCCCGTAGCCGCGGCTTTGTGCTGAGTTTGAGCGGCGGGGCGGACTCCTGCTTGTGCGCAGTATCAGTGGCTGAAATGGTGCGACTGGGTACAACGGAGCTAGGCACTGCTGAATTTATGCGGCGTAGCGGGTGCTTCACCGCTGAGGAGATAGAAACCCTTGCCGGCCCTGTGGCGCCTACGCCCGACCAAAACACGCCCGGTCCGAAAGATGCGTCTTTGACCGACCCAGACGAGCAGCAAAAAGCTATTAACAAGCAGCTTACTCACCGTCTGTTGACCTGCGCCTACCAGGGCACCGTCAATTCTTCTGACGATACTTTCAACTCGGCCAAAGAACTGGCGGATTCGATAGGAGCGGTATTTTACAACTGGGAGATTGACCAAGAAGTAAGTGGCTACGTGGGCAAAATCCAGCATGCACTAAACCGGGAACTGAGCTGGAAAACCGACGACCTGGCGCTGCAAAACATTCAGGCGCGCGTACGGGCCCCCGCCATCTGGCTGCTGGCCAACGTGCAGAACTGTTTGCTTATTACCACTTCCAACCGTTCAGAAGCATCTGTAGGATACTGCACCATGGACGGCGACACGGCCGGTAGCATCTCGCCCATAGGCGGCGTCGACAAGGATTTTGTGAAGAAGTGGCTGCGGTGGGCGCAAACCGAGCTAGGCTACACAGCCCTGAGCCATGTAAATAACCTACAGCCTACCGCTGAGCTGCGGCCGCTCGAAGAAAAGCAGACTGATGAGCGGGACCTGATGCCTTATATCATTCTCAACCGCATCGAACGGCTGGCTTTCTATGATCGGTTGAGTCCGCAACAGGTGCTGGCCATTTTGGTGGAAGAGGAGTCTGCCATCGACCCTGAACTCCTGAAAACCTACGTGAAGCGTTTCTATAGCCTCTGGAGCCGCAACCAGTGGAAGCGCGAACGATACGCCCCCAGCTTCCACCTCGACGATTACAATGTGGACCCCCGCTCCTGGCTGCGTTTCCCCATCCTGAGTGGCGGTTACACCGAAGAATTAGCTAACCTATAA
- a CDS encoding RNA polymerase sigma factor, with product MPATQYGAASADAELVAQLQQGSEAAFRTLVERYQNRIYRTVVALLRSPEEAEDVAQEVFVEVYQTIGRFRGEAALSTWLYRLATSRALKHQQRARAQKRFAYFTSLLGFDNKVLHEPTDHAHPQAQLEGQQQLALLLAHIARLPSQQQVAFTLRHEQELSYEEIAAVLETTVPAVESLLFRARKTLRTHLTIPLRHA from the coding sequence GTGCCTGCAACGCAATACGGGGCTGCTTCCGCTGATGCCGAACTGGTAGCGCAGTTGCAACAGGGCAGTGAGGCTGCGTTTCGCACGTTGGTGGAGCGCTACCAGAACCGCATCTACCGCACAGTAGTGGCTCTCCTACGGTCGCCGGAAGAGGCCGAAGACGTAGCCCAGGAAGTGTTTGTGGAAGTGTATCAAACAATTGGCAGGTTTCGGGGCGAAGCAGCGCTAAGTACCTGGCTTTACCGGTTGGCCACCTCGCGGGCCCTGAAGCACCAGCAGCGGGCCCGGGCCCAAAAGCGCTTTGCATATTTTACCAGTTTGCTGGGCTTCGACAACAAAGTGCTACACGAGCCCACTGACCATGCGCACCCGCAGGCGCAACTAGAAGGGCAGCAGCAGTTGGCGCTTTTGCTCGCGCACATTGCCCGGCTGCCCAGCCAGCAGCAGGTGGCTTTTACGCTACGCCACGAGCAGGAACTGAGCTACGAGGAAATAGCTGCTGTGCTCGAAACCACTGTGCCGGCAGTGGAATCCTTATTATTTCGCGCCCGCAAAACCCTTCGTACCCATCTTACTATTCCTCTACGTCATGCCTGA